Proteins encoded in a region of the Nitrospirota bacterium genome:
- a CDS encoding PAS domain S-box protein, whose protein sequence is MRHAWTHNYGLRLGVSLSLILFLVMGAGTGVLIAQQSHALRQAAEERARAVARTFAVVGSAAVLDNLYRLQESLQLYVQDDSLLEIDIVDNDSLVVAAKQPGRIGTVLNDPAWLEARKTKREVILETSLNEGQPTLVIIEPLFDRDELTAWVRLVVSLSQIERERDLTLWQLLAVTVAIMLVGLYAIRRVLRKTSTVLQGVVATLQSAGVPLGHGRPSLELSVSQSAPRGDFERLLAVATDTASALGAQTHALQDLAQSLEAKVIARTNDLEEAHAQAVRSLEELREKETRLRSLVDNAADGILVTDAQWIIESVNPAACALFGHSVAELLGRGIQHLLFRTPRDSDRLKNGYEQLHLVVGSNEEAVGRRMDGTSFPVELSVSKMNIAGVSHYTIIVRDVTERRYMEEMKERSAQRLHQLGEERAQLYYDLHASLLQSLSAVSMGLETSKLLLIQAPDRAPKQLDQALSHLHRVIQETRDFISRLEPRTASHDSLLQSLQLLVQRNDSWPCPPFLIDVDPVAAGRLSVEQEIHLLAFAREAVSNVVHHAQAGSGTIRFGPGEGAARLEIQDDGIGFRFSEIGNNSPGLINMATHARKLQGRLAIESAPGKGTTILVTIPQPQETQLMGGTAYAL, encoded by the coding sequence ATGCGACATGCATGGACTCACAACTACGGTCTTCGACTCGGGGTGAGTCTCAGTCTCATTCTGTTCCTTGTCATGGGAGCAGGAACAGGAGTTCTCATCGCTCAGCAAAGTCATGCGCTCCGGCAGGCGGCAGAAGAGAGGGCGCGTGCCGTCGCCCGCACATTCGCCGTCGTTGGCTCTGCCGCCGTACTCGACAATCTCTATCGCCTCCAGGAATCGTTGCAGCTATACGTGCAAGACGACTCTCTACTCGAAATCGACATCGTGGACAACGACAGCCTGGTCGTTGCCGCAAAGCAACCGGGGCGGATCGGGACCGTTCTGAACGATCCTGCCTGGCTTGAAGCCCGGAAAACGAAACGCGAAGTCATCCTTGAAACATCATTGAACGAGGGACAGCCGACGCTCGTCATTATCGAACCATTGTTTGACCGAGATGAACTCACGGCCTGGGTCCGCCTGGTTGTCTCTCTCTCCCAGATTGAACGCGAGCGAGATCTAACACTCTGGCAGCTTCTCGCTGTCACGGTGGCCATCATGCTGGTCGGTCTATATGCCATCCGTCGGGTCCTTCGAAAAACGTCTACAGTGCTGCAGGGCGTCGTGGCGACACTACAATCGGCAGGTGTCCCGCTAGGGCATGGGAGACCTTCACTCGAACTCTCCGTATCTCAGAGCGCTCCTCGCGGGGATTTTGAACGGCTCCTCGCAGTGGCGACCGATACAGCATCTGCGCTGGGCGCACAGACACATGCCCTCCAGGACCTCGCGCAGTCTCTTGAAGCCAAGGTCATCGCACGGACAAACGACCTTGAGGAGGCGCACGCGCAGGCGGTCCGGTCGCTGGAAGAGCTGCGCGAGAAGGAAACTCGCCTCCGCAGCCTCGTGGACAATGCCGCAGACGGGATCCTGGTCACAGATGCCCAATGGATCATTGAATCGGTCAATCCAGCGGCATGTGCCCTCTTCGGTCATAGCGTGGCCGAATTGCTCGGCCGCGGGATTCAACATCTCCTTTTCCGAACACCACGTGACTCCGACCGTCTAAAAAACGGCTATGAGCAGCTGCACCTAGTGGTCGGATCCAACGAAGAAGCGGTTGGTCGACGTATGGACGGCACCTCGTTCCCCGTCGAACTCTCAGTGAGCAAAATGAACATAGCCGGAGTCTCCCACTACACAATCATCGTCCGTGATGTGACCGAACGACGGTATATGGAAGAAATGAAAGAGCGTAGCGCACAGCGGCTCCACCAGCTCGGAGAAGAACGGGCTCAGCTGTATTACGATCTGCATGCTAGCCTGCTGCAGTCTCTCTCGGCGGTGAGCATGGGGCTGGAAACCTCAAAGCTCCTACTTATTCAAGCCCCGGATCGCGCCCCAAAACAACTCGATCAGGCACTGTCTCATCTGCATCGGGTCATACAAGAGACCCGTGACTTTATCTCACGGCTTGAGCCTCGAACGGCATCCCACGATAGTCTATTGCAATCGCTGCAGCTGCTGGTCCAGCGGAACGACTCTTGGCCCTGCCCCCCCTTCCTGATCGACGTTGACCCGGTTGCCGCTGGCCGACTGTCCGTGGAGCAAGAAATCCATCTCCTCGCGTTCGCACGGGAAGCGGTCAGTAACGTCGTGCATCATGCGCAAGCCGGCTCCGGAACGATCCGATTCGGGCCAGGGGAGGGAGCCGCTAGGCTGGAAATCCAGGATGACGGGATTGGATTCAGATTCTCCGAGATCGGAAACAACAGCCCTGGGCTCATAAACATGGCTACTCATGCCAGAAAACTTCAAGGGCGCTTGGCCATCGAATCTGCTCCAGGGAAAGGGACGACAATCCTGGTTACCATTCCTCAACCTCAAGAGACACAGCTCATGGGGGGAACCGCCTATGCACTCTGA